The following nucleotide sequence is from Ornithodoros turicata isolate Travis unplaced genomic scaffold, ASM3712646v1 Chromosome160, whole genome shotgun sequence.
aacagctgtccagtactggcatggctacgtttgacttacaaacatatgctatacgtgcagccaaagagctccggctatttttttttactatactatactactTACATCTATATATACTACATACATCTATACCTTGGGACCTTAGGACCAAGTGTCTCAGATCCCGTGACTAATGTCGAACGAAACGATACATTCCAGCCGCTGTATACGTGTTTTGCGCAGGTGACACGACAGAAATCTGTCGTCTTCCCAAGGATGTAGGACCATGTAACCAATACTTCCCCAAGTTTTATTTTGATGCGGATGAAGGGGAATGCAAACTCCTCATCTACGGCGGTTGCTATGGAAATCTCAACAACTTCGACACGTACGGCGAGTGTAAGAAGGTTTGCGGAGGTGAGTTATTCGGTCATTACCAGCGGGTTAGGCGTAGCTCGTAGGCTTAGTTACTGTCACACTGCATATGGCCTCGATGCTATACAAGTGGCCGTTGTCCTGGTTTCGTGAACTTGCAAACACGTGACGCAACACCGCGACAGTTGCAATAGACAGTGTTGAAAGCCTAGCTTACTGTGATTTGTGCGTTCCCTGTGATGTTTACATATTTTCCTGCCACAAACGCACAATACTGTTCGAAAACAGTATGCCATAGAGTAGCTCGCAATACATTCAACACTAGAGGCGCTCGAAGGTCGACTCTCAACGACTGTCTTCTCGATGTGGGTCGCTGGTGTCGATGACGTAGGATGACACTCACaaacaggggtgacacaaacccgttattgttgtaactaccctcaagcgggtgcgtTTGGCAAAACTCATAAAAATCGtaaaaaacgtcattttgaggtcatgtgac
It contains:
- the LOC135372701 gene encoding PI-stichotoxin-Hmg3c-like produces the protein MKCALSFLVAICVAVQASVAYEYSYIDQLRMARTHADGGDTTEICRLPKDVGPCNQYFPKFYFDADEGECKLLIYGGCYGNLNNFDTYGECKKVCG